Proteins found in one Arachis stenosperma cultivar V10309 chromosome 8, arast.V10309.gnm1.PFL2, whole genome shotgun sequence genomic segment:
- the LOC130944760 gene encoding indole-3-acetic acid-amido synthetase GH3.5-like: MPTIEEELGRRCLLYSLLMPIMSQFVPDLEKGKGMYLMFIKSESWTPGGIVARPVLTSYYKSPYFKDRPYDPYTNYTSPNETVLCPDSYQSMYSQLLCGLCQNKEVLRVGAVFASAFIRAIRFLEKHWVLLCNDIRTGSLNPNIISDQTVRDAVKKILDKPNPYLADFIESECSKSSWQGIITRLWPNTKYVDVIVTGTMSQYIPTLDYYSNGLPLVCTMYASSECYFGVNLNPLCKPSEVSYTLIPSMCYYEFLPVNRSDEVTGSLHMPKSLNEKEQQELVELVDVKLGQEYELVVTTFAGLYRYRVGDVLRVSGFKNKAPQFNFVCRKNVVLSIDSDKTDETELQNAMKNAVTHLLPFDATVVEYTSYADTTTIPGHYVLYWELALNGATPIPPCVYEDCCLAVEESLNSVYRQGRVSDKSIGPLEIRIVEQGTFDKLMDYAISLGASINQYKAPRCVKFPPVLELLNSRVVERFFSPKCPKWVPGHKQWSNGQN, encoded by the exons ATGCCAACAATTGAAGAAGAGCTAGGAAGAAGGTGCTTGCTTTATAGCCTATTAATGCCAATAATGAGTCAATTTGTGCCTGACCTAGAAAAGGGCAAAGGCATGTACCTTATGTTCATAAAATCCGAGTCTTGGACACCTGGGGGGATAGTGGCTCGGCCAGTCCTCACAAGCTACTACAAGAGCCCTTATTTTAAGGACAGACCCTATGACCCATACACTAACTACACAAGCCCAAATGAAACCGTCCTTTGCCCTGATTCCTACCAAAGCATGTACTCACAACTTCTTTGTGGCCTTTGCCAAAACAAAGAAGTTTTGAGGGTTGGAGCTGTTTTTGCTTCCGCTTTTATTAGGGCCATAAGGTTTCTTGAGAAACATTGGGTCCTACTTTGTAACGACATAAGGACCGGATCTCTAAATCCCAATATCATCTCTGACCAGACAGTCAGAGACGCCGTGAAAAAGATTCTTGATAAACCCAATCCGTATCTTGCGGATTTTATCGAGAGTGAGTGTAGTAAGAGTTCATGGCAAGGGATTATCACGAGATTGTGGCCCAACACAAAGTATGTGGATGTTATTGTGACAGGAACTATGTCACAATATATACCAACATTGGATTACTATAGCAATGGGCTACCACTTGTGTGTACCATGTATGCATCAAGTGAGTGTTACTTTGGTGTGAATCTAAATCCTCTTTGCAAACCAAGTGAGGTGTCCTACACCCTCATCCCTTCAATGtgctactatgagtttttgccGGTTAACCGGAGCGACGAGGTCACCGGTTCGCTTCACATGCCAAAATCGCTCAATGAGAAGGAGCAACAGGAGCTGGTGGAGCTTGTGGATGTTAAGCTTGGCCAAGAATATGAGCTTGTGGTCACAACTTTTGCCG GCCTCTATAGGTATAGAGTGGGTGATGTCCTAAGGGTGTCCGGATTCAAGAACAAGGCGCCACAATTCAACTTCGTCTGCCGGAAAAATGTTGTCCTAAGCATAGATTCCGACAAGACCGATGAGACGGAGCTCCAAAATGCCATGAAAAATGCCGTGACACACCTCCTCCCCTTCGATGCGACCGTGGTCGAATACACCAGTTATGCGGACACCACAACCATCCCGGGCCACTATGTGCTCTATTGGGAACTTGCTCTAAACGGTGCGACACCAATCCCACCGTGCGTGTATGAGGATTGCTGTCTTGCCGTAGAGGAGTCCCTCAACAGTGTGTACCGGCAAGGACGTGTGTCCGACAAGTCGATTGGGCCACTCGAAATAAGGATTGTGGAGCAAGGAACCTTTGATAAGCTCATGGACTATGCCATAAGCTTAGGTGCATCAATTAACCAATATAAGGCACCTAGGTGTGTTAAGTTTCCACCTGTGCTGGAGCTATTGAACTCAAGGGTGGTTGAAAGGTTCTTTAGCCCAAAATGTCCAAAATGGGTCCCCGGACACAAGCAATGGAGCAATGGTCAGAACTGA